In Borrelia duttonii Ly, the sequence TTCATTTTCAACTATATTTTATGGCATTGACGAACAATTCAGGTAAAAATCCACATGAAAGACTTATGTTACTTTATGCATTATTTAGTGACTTTTTACATGATTCTGCGACTCAAAGTTTTACTTTTACACCTGAAGATAATTGTGACTACCAAAAAAATGTAAAATTTCACATTCGCCATACAACAAATATGCAAAACAATGGTCTACTTGACGTGAATAGCAATAATAGCAAATCAACTTATTGTTTTAGTCAAGGGTTTGTAGCAAAAATACAAATAAAAAAAGAAAAAGTGAAGGAACAAAATAATGCCATCTGATACAATTAGCGTCAATTTGACGCATTCTAGGTTGGATCTAAATCAAGTAAGTTATTATACACCACTACTTATCTACAAATGTTCAAAAATCAAACTTAATACTGCGTCGCCCAAAAATAAAAT encodes:
- a CDS encoding DUF764 family protein, giving the protein MILDITTIEKCIISTLKDFTKFASLYNLSVDIINTYNHPYMSKYTVDHLNIIAVQFNDIDGLFEHNSRTGVFYDNVNEFAIHFQLYFMALTNNSGKNPHERLMLLYALFSDFLHDSATQSFTFTPEDNCDYQKNVKFHIRHTTNMQNNGLLDVNSNNSKSTYCFSQGFVAKIQIKKEKVKEQNNAI